A segment of the Candidatus Korarchaeota archaeon NZ13-K genome:
CGGATCCCGGAATCTTCACATGAATGCACCTTACTGATGTTTTTCCCAAGGCCCTCCAAAGCTCCTCAAACACTTGATGATAAGGATATCTCTTTGAGCTGGGTAGGAGGCTCCAAATGTAGTTTATACCGTTTCCCCGAATGTACTCCAGAAGAATTCTCCACAGACCCTCCTCCTGCCAGAATTCATGCACCTTTACGCCATTCGGGAGCTCATCCGTCATGATCAGCTCGTACTCCCTTATCCCTTCATCAAGCCTGACAAGCCCGTAGAGAGCCGATACGATGAGCACATGGACGTCAAGCTCTTGAGCATGCGGATACCTTTTATCAAGCACATCAAGCAAAGCTCCCCTGGCCTTCCTGTAGAATGCGCCAGCATACAGGTCTATCGCCCTTGTTAAAGGGGCGCTGGGGTTCAGCGCTCCCCTCCTGTTCTCCGGCCTCTCCCTTAGATGAGGTGCCGACTGAAGTAGCTCGATGATCTTGGCTCTCAGACGATCGATACCAGGAAGTGGCATTGCTAAAGCGCTTTCAGCCGGATTCACCCTCTTTCTCTTGCAGCAGGGGACCAGTATGAGTGCCCGCATCCCGCAGATGCTGCGGAGAATATCAAAAACTTTATCCAATACATGAAAGGAAAGCGTAATAGGAGCAGGGTTCAAAGGGCGACCAAAAATATAAAAAACCCTCCTGGACCTCGTGAGAACAGAGGGATTGAGGCTGAGGCGCCTGAGGGGAGGGATATGACGATATTCGGCCTGCTGCTGGCGATTTACCTCACCTACAGGATAGTGAGGGAGAAGGAGAGGCTG
Coding sequences within it:
- a CDS encoding peroxide stress protein YaaA; the protein is MGIAPEHPPDPPLLLKLLLILDAQPELPLQLSQPLLLPHYPVGEVNRQQQAEYRHIPPLRRLSLNPSVLTRSRRVFYIFGRPLNPAPITLSFHVLDKVFDILRSICGMRALILVPCCKRKRVNPAESALAMPLPGIDRLRAKIIELLQSAPHLRERPENRRGALNPSAPLTRAIDLYAGAFYRKARGALLDVLDKRYPHAQELDVHVLIVSALYGLVRLDEGIREYELIMTDELPNGVKVHEFWQEEGLWRILLEYIRGNGINYIWSLLPSSKRYPYHQVFEELWRALGKTSVRCIHVKIPGSAAGVKRAEWLERMVEDSPLQLAKPLTWTSDTFQYTTC